The following are from one region of the Rhodopirellula sp. P2 genome:
- a CDS encoding phosphoesterase, with product MSSNATTEEHVLVIPAALIESIGQLEGFDRDVDRFLQPILASDELSYRPRSAMELDPSFKQLIPYVVMQWTDPASGDVNWFQYTRGGGSGEKRLHAKRSIGVGGHISQEDAGGDEDPYTIGMRRELEEEVTIGASYVDQREGLLYDPSNEVGRVHLGVVHRFILEQPLVTSNEPELAEGQFVSVNELRQEREHLETWSQLTLDALFPASV from the coding sequence ATGTCTTCCAACGCCACCACTGAAGAACACGTCCTTGTGATCCCCGCGGCCTTGATCGAATCGATCGGGCAACTGGAGGGATTCGATCGCGACGTGGATCGATTCTTGCAGCCCATCTTGGCCAGCGATGAGTTGTCCTACCGCCCTCGCAGCGCGATGGAGCTTGATCCCAGTTTCAAGCAGTTGATTCCTTACGTTGTGATGCAGTGGACGGATCCCGCCAGCGGTGACGTCAACTGGTTCCAGTACACTCGCGGTGGTGGTTCCGGCGAAAAACGCTTGCACGCCAAACGCAGCATTGGCGTGGGGGGGCATATCAGCCAGGAAGATGCGGGGGGCGACGAAGATCCCTATACGATCGGCATGCGTCGTGAACTGGAAGAGGAAGTCACGATCGGTGCTTCCTATGTCGATCAACGCGAAGGGTTGCTTTACGATCCCAGCAACGAAGTCGGACGCGTGCACTTAGGTGTTGTCCACCGATTCATCCTGGAACAACCGCTCGTCACCAGCAACGAACCTGAACTTGCTGAAGGCCAATTCGTTTCCGTGAACGAACTTCGCCAAGAACGCGAGCACTTGGAAACCTGGAGTCAACTCACACTCGACGCACTGTTCCCCGCGTCGGTCTAG
- a CDS encoding DUF1559 domain-containing protein, whose amino-acid sequence MSTIRARSRGFTLVELLVVIAIIGVLVGLLLPAVQAAREAARRMSCSNNFKQIGLAVHNYHSAFSNLPVHASGTYAVGGRDPWDSNPGREISSNKRLSFLVGALPFLEQQGLWEQISNPLNVNSDGSTKSPPWQAMGPHPDRVQYPPWATEIATFRCPSDPGTGLPSLGRTNYAACMGDSAVYSRDSYLDVDEVASGATLPYSSDTSHANASNSAQRGMFVNGREVQFRDTLDGLSNTIMCGEIASDLGDNDKRTTVPTNIGAHAAPSEKNECRLDPSYAEPYIDPARPQFWLPAGLTKQAVWGRGFRWHDYMPPYSQMTTVLSPNRELCSDGRDHRDVVSPPSSRHQGGVHVLMGDGAVKFITDSIEAGNKNAAQVSNRSGSPPPGSPSPYGLWGALGSRAAKEVIDGEF is encoded by the coding sequence ATGAGCACGATTCGAGCCCGCAGCCGCGGTTTCACGTTGGTGGAACTGTTGGTTGTCATTGCAATCATTGGAGTCCTGGTGGGGCTCTTGTTGCCCGCCGTTCAGGCGGCCCGCGAAGCAGCCCGCCGCATGAGTTGCAGCAACAACTTCAAGCAAATTGGCCTGGCAGTCCACAACTACCATTCGGCCTTCAGCAACCTTCCGGTTCATGCCTCCGGGACGTATGCGGTGGGAGGACGCGACCCTTGGGACAGCAATCCTGGCCGCGAGATTTCATCCAACAAACGCCTCTCCTTCCTGGTGGGCGCTCTGCCATTCTTGGAACAACAGGGGCTGTGGGAGCAAATCTCCAATCCGCTGAACGTCAACTCCGACGGCTCAACGAAGAGCCCGCCCTGGCAAGCCATGGGCCCCCATCCCGATCGCGTTCAATACCCACCATGGGCGACCGAAATCGCAACCTTCCGTTGCCCGAGCGACCCCGGCACTGGCTTGCCTTCCCTCGGGCGAACGAACTACGCGGCCTGCATGGGAGACTCCGCTGTTTACTCCCGAGACTCCTACTTGGATGTCGACGAGGTCGCGTCGGGCGCGACCCTGCCTTACTCGAGTGACACCTCCCATGCGAATGCCTCCAATTCGGCTCAGCGGGGAATGTTTGTCAACGGTCGAGAGGTTCAATTCCGCGACACCTTGGACGGCCTCTCCAACACGATCATGTGCGGCGAGATCGCATCTGATCTGGGCGACAATGACAAACGCACCACCGTCCCAACCAACATCGGTGCGCACGCCGCTCCTTCTGAAAAGAATGAGTGCCGATTGGATCCGTCGTACGCAGAGCCGTACATCGATCCTGCTCGCCCTCAATTTTGGTTGCCCGCCGGACTGACCAAGCAAGCGGTCTGGGGACGCGGCTTTCGCTGGCACGACTACATGCCACCGTACTCCCAAATGACCACCGTGCTTTCGCCCAATCGCGAACTGTGCTCGGACGGACGAGACCATCGTGACGTGGTTTCTCCCCCCTCCAGTCGCCACCAAGGTGGTGTCCACGTCTTGATGGGCGACGGTGCCGTCAAGTTCATCACCGATTCGATTGAAGCGGGCAACAAGAATGCCGCGCAAGTTTCCAATCGCAGTGGTTCGCCGCCACCTGGCAGCCCGAGCCCATACGGGTTGTGGGGGGCACTGGGTTCGCGTGCCGCGAAGGAAGTGATCGACGGAGAGTTCTAA
- a CDS encoding DUF1559 domain-containing protein: MNTRISRPRGFTLVELLVVIAIIGVLVGLLLPAVQAAREAARRMSCSNNFKQIGLAVHNYHSAFNNLPVQGSGTYAVGGRDPWDSGPGGDISSNYRLSYLVGLLPFVEQQGLWEQISNPLSVNSDGSTRSPAWQSMGPFTDRVQYPPWATELPGLRCPSDPGTGLPSLGRTNYAACHGDSAVYSRDSYLDVDEVASGGKLPYISDTSHANASNAAHRGMFVTGRHMKFRDTLDGLSNTIMCGEIATDLGDNDKRTTVATNTGAHAAPSEKNECRLNPSYAEPYIDPERPLFWSNTVSKQSVWGRGFRWHDYMPPYSQMTTVLAPNAQLCSEGTDHRDVVSPPSSRHQGGVHVLMGDGAVKFITESIEAGNKNAPQVSDRAGSPTAGSASPYGLWGALGSRSAKEVIDGEF, translated from the coding sequence ATGAACACACGTATTTCCCGCCCCCGCGGTTTCACTCTGGTGGAATTGCTCGTGGTGATCGCAATCATTGGCGTGCTGGTTGGCTTGTTACTGCCAGCCGTCCAGGCCGCTCGCGAAGCAGCCCGACGGATGAGTTGCAGCAACAATTTCAAGCAAATCGGCTTGGCTGTTCACAACTACCATTCGGCATTCAACAACCTTCCTGTGCAAGGCTCAGGAACGTACGCCGTTGGTGGACGTGACCCTTGGGACAGCGGCCCAGGCGGAGACATCTCTTCCAACTACCGCCTGTCTTACTTGGTTGGCTTGCTTCCCTTCGTCGAGCAACAGGGTTTGTGGGAACAGATCTCCAATCCGCTGAGCGTCAACTCCGATGGTTCGACCCGGAGTCCTGCATGGCAATCGATGGGGCCGTTCACCGACCGCGTCCAATACCCACCGTGGGCAACCGAGCTTCCTGGCCTGCGTTGCCCCAGCGATCCGGGCACTGGCTTGCCATCGCTTGGACGCACCAACTACGCCGCCTGCCATGGTGACTCCGCCGTTTACTCCCGTGACTCTTACTTGGATGTGGACGAAGTCGCCTCTGGAGGCAAACTGCCTTACATCTCGGACACCTCCCACGCCAACGCCTCGAATGCAGCGCACCGGGGCATGTTTGTCACCGGGCGTCACATGAAATTCCGCGACACGCTGGACGGTTTGTCCAACACGATCATGTGCGGAGAAATCGCCACCGACTTGGGTGACAACGACAAACGCACCACCGTGGCCACCAACACCGGCGCGCACGCTGCCCCCAGCGAAAAAAATGAATGCCGTTTGAACCCCTCGTACGCCGAACCTTACATTGATCCCGAACGCCCCTTGTTCTGGTCGAACACTGTTTCCAAGCAATCGGTATGGGGACGTGGATTCCGTTGGCACGACTACATGCCTCCGTACTCCCAGATGACAACGGTCTTGGCGCCCAACGCGCAGCTTTGCTCGGAAGGCACCGACCACCGCGACGTGGTTTCACCTCCATCGAGCCGTCACCAAGGTGGCGTTCACGTCCTGATGGGCGACGGGGCGGTCAAGTTCATCACCGAATCGATCGAAGCCGGCAACAAGAACGCACCTCAGGTTTCTGATCGCGCGGGCTCGCCAACAGCAGGCAGCGCAAGCCCATACGGACTTTGGGGTGCTCTTGGATCGCGTTCCGCGAAAGAAGTGATCGACGGCGAATTCTGA
- a CDS encoding DEAD/DEAH box helicase, translating to MSDHPASKETLVDPTSELNSQEQTLDTFEMSTTETVVDLSAQWATQYANAVIDPSEVASPTVDESLLYYQADCTEETSDAPVEVQPELSVEPVQAEVAELEQPIQDPPALQEQPVVSEPEVVAESQPEPQPVVQSEPVVSQQPLEPVAQPEPVAQPEPVAQPEAVAQPEPIVQSEPVAQSEPVVQQEPVAQQEPVAQQEPVAQQEIVEEQQPAASPEAIVQPEAVVSQVPVAEPKPVAQPAPVVEAAPVAEAVAVPKPELDVKPVEPVAQPVASVREETNPSAPASESAKAEVSPQSNEPTEPLFSDLKLRKEVQKAVAASGYDKPTPIQAEIIPYMLDGRDVLAQSQTGTGKTAAFALPILSRVDVRNRRPQVLVLAPTRELAIQVARSFTKYGADLDGFQVAAIYGGQDYEPQLRQLRRGVQVVVGTPGRVIDHVKRGTLDLGSLDCLVLDEADEMLNMGFLEDVQFVLEKTPDGRQVALFSATLPKPIRKIADEYLNDPARITIKSKTITAASVRQRALFVSPRDKTDALARLLEVEDTDGVIVFTKTKDSTLSVAEKLSQQGFSAVALNGDMPQKVRERTIDQLKRGQLDVLVATDVAARGLDVPRISHVFNYDLPHDSESYVHRIGRTGRAGRSGEAIIFLTNAQRRQLRFIENTTKQPIEVVDLPTVADINNARVRRFKQRITDVSADQDLTVFKDMIAQYAEETGKPMDMIAAALAGMSQDGRPFLLKERPKKQRERPERDNSRGRDSFDSNDRSGNRGSFGDDRSRRPKGRPLTPVKEGMTRYRLDVGWQDGVKPGNIVGAVANEAGIDGEFIGPINIRDSHTLIDLPEGMPSDIYQTLRKTWVAGKRLNLEEAGDVVDDNEGDGARSNFRKSKFSGGGDSRGKSFSGGKRSFANKSRNNGSTAPSAKRGKKKFKPS from the coding sequence ATGTCTGATCATCCCGCTTCCAAGGAAACGTTGGTCGATCCCACGTCCGAGTTGAACTCGCAAGAACAAACTCTGGACACGTTTGAGATGTCGACCACGGAGACTGTGGTCGATCTTTCAGCCCAGTGGGCCACCCAGTATGCCAACGCTGTGATCGATCCGAGCGAAGTTGCTTCGCCAACCGTCGACGAATCACTGTTGTACTACCAAGCCGATTGCACCGAAGAAACTTCGGATGCACCCGTGGAGGTCCAACCTGAATTGTCTGTCGAGCCCGTTCAAGCGGAAGTCGCTGAACTGGAACAACCGATTCAGGATCCACCCGCTCTGCAAGAGCAGCCGGTTGTCTCGGAGCCCGAAGTGGTGGCTGAATCGCAACCCGAGCCACAACCCGTGGTCCAATCCGAGCCAGTGGTTTCGCAACAGCCACTCGAGCCTGTTGCACAGCCTGAGCCTGTTGCACAGCCTGAGCCTGTTGCACAGCCTGAGGCCGTCGCACAGCCCGAGCCGATCGTTCAGTCGGAACCTGTTGCTCAGTCGGAACCTGTTGTTCAGCAAGAACCTGTCGCTCAGCAAGAGCCTGTCGCTCAGCAAGAACCTGTTGCTCAGCAAGAAATCGTGGAAGAGCAACAGCCAGCTGCATCGCCAGAAGCGATCGTTCAACCAGAAGCGGTCGTTTCGCAAGTGCCCGTGGCAGAACCCAAACCTGTTGCACAGCCAGCACCTGTCGTCGAGGCAGCACCTGTCGCCGAAGCAGTGGCTGTTCCCAAGCCAGAATTGGACGTCAAACCCGTTGAGCCAGTCGCTCAGCCAGTCGCGTCTGTTCGAGAAGAAACGAACCCGTCCGCTCCGGCCAGTGAAAGTGCGAAGGCGGAAGTGTCTCCGCAGTCAAACGAACCCACCGAGCCCTTGTTCAGCGACCTGAAATTGCGCAAAGAAGTGCAAAAGGCAGTGGCGGCTTCTGGGTACGACAAACCCACGCCAATCCAAGCTGAGATCATTCCGTACATGCTGGATGGTCGCGACGTTTTGGCTCAGTCGCAAACTGGTACCGGCAAGACAGCCGCCTTCGCACTGCCGATCTTGTCGCGAGTGGACGTTCGCAATCGTCGTCCGCAGGTGCTCGTGTTGGCACCCACGCGAGAATTGGCGATTCAAGTCGCTCGGTCGTTCACCAAGTACGGTGCCGATCTGGACGGTTTCCAAGTCGCAGCCATCTACGGTGGTCAAGATTACGAACCCCAGTTGCGTCAACTCCGGCGTGGTGTCCAAGTGGTGGTTGGGACACCCGGTCGAGTGATCGATCACGTCAAGCGTGGCACACTGGACCTTGGTTCGCTCGATTGCCTCGTGCTCGACGAAGCCGACGAGATGCTCAACATGGGATTCTTGGAGGACGTGCAATTCGTCCTTGAGAAAACTCCCGACGGACGCCAAGTTGCTTTGTTCTCAGCGACGTTGCCCAAGCCCATTCGCAAGATCGCGGATGAGTACTTGAACGATCCCGCTCGGATCACGATCAAATCCAAGACCATCACGGCAGCATCGGTTCGCCAGCGGGCACTGTTTGTCTCACCACGCGACAAGACCGACGCCCTGGCTCGCCTCTTGGAAGTGGAAGACACCGACGGCGTCATCGTCTTCACCAAGACGAAGGATTCCACCCTCAGTGTTGCTGAGAAATTGAGCCAGCAAGGTTTCTCCGCCGTTGCGCTCAACGGCGACATGCCGCAAAAAGTTCGTGAACGGACCATTGATCAGCTCAAACGGGGACAACTCGACGTGTTGGTTGCCACCGATGTGGCCGCTCGAGGTTTGGACGTTCCGCGAATCAGTCACGTGTTCAACTATGATTTGCCGCATGACAGCGAATCGTATGTGCACCGCATCGGGCGAACAGGACGTGCCGGACGCAGTGGAGAAGCGATCATCTTCCTGACCAACGCTCAGCGTCGTCAGCTTCGCTTCATCGAGAACACGACCAAGCAGCCCATTGAAGTCGTTGATCTTCCGACGGTGGCCGACATCAACAACGCTCGCGTGCGTCGATTCAAGCAACGCATCACCGATGTCTCTGCCGACCAAGATCTGACTGTCTTCAAAGACATGATCGCTCAGTACGCCGAGGAAACGGGCAAACCGATGGACATGATCGCCGCCGCGTTGGCCGGAATGAGCCAAGACGGACGTCCGTTCTTGTTGAAGGAACGCCCAAAGAAACAACGTGAACGTCCCGAGCGAGACAATTCTCGCGGGCGGGACTCATTCGATTCGAATGACCGATCTGGCAACCGTGGATCCTTCGGCGACGATCGATCTCGTCGTCCCAAAGGTCGTCCACTGACGCCCGTCAAAGAAGGCATGACCCGCTATCGTCTCGATGTGGGTTGGCAAGACGGAGTCAAACCTGGCAACATCGTCGGTGCGGTCGCCAACGAAGCTGGCATCGATGGCGAGTTCATCGGGCCAATCAACATTCGTGATTCGCACACGCTGATCGATCTGCCCGAAGGCATGCCATCGGACATCTACCAAACGCTTCGTAAAACGTGGGTCGCCGGAAAACGGTTGAACCTCGAAGAAGCCGGCGATGTGGTGGATGACAACGAAGGCGACGGTGCTCGCAGTAACTTCCGCAAAAGCAAGTTCTCCGGCGGCGGAGATTCGCGTGGCAAAAGTTTCAGCGGAGGAAAGCGTTCGTTCGCCAACAAGTCCCGCAACAACGGAAGCACCGCTCCGAGTGCGAAACGCGGCAAGAAGAAATTCAAACCTTCTTGA
- a CDS encoding hydroxypyruvate isomerase family protein: MNSPARLKASVCVDAVLENLSTVEAMKLVAECGYPAFEFWKWWDKDLDAINQAREEWQLQLAAICTKFVSLVDPSTRAEYLAGVKESIAAAKHLNCPVLISQVGDARPGVDRAEQRDCLIAGLKAAASMLEDSGVVLAIEPLNELIDHAGYYLVRSDEAFSIIEEVGSPNVKVTFDIYHQQISEGHVIANLTQNIHAIAHFHAAGNPGRHELDRGELHYPSIFAAIADTGYSGHVGLEYWPVNDAAAGLRNAASWIKKV, from the coding sequence ATGAACTCCCCCGCTCGATTGAAAGCTTCTGTCTGCGTGGACGCTGTCCTCGAAAACCTGTCCACTGTGGAGGCGATGAAATTGGTCGCTGAGTGTGGCTACCCCGCCTTCGAATTCTGGAAGTGGTGGGACAAGGACCTGGACGCGATCAATCAAGCTCGCGAAGAATGGCAACTGCAGCTTGCAGCGATTTGCACCAAGTTCGTGAGCCTCGTCGATCCTTCCACGCGAGCCGAATACCTGGCCGGCGTGAAGGAATCCATTGCCGCGGCCAAGCACCTGAATTGCCCCGTGCTGATCTCACAAGTTGGTGACGCACGCCCGGGTGTCGACCGAGCGGAGCAACGGGACTGCCTGATCGCGGGCTTGAAAGCAGCCGCCTCGATGCTGGAAGATTCGGGTGTGGTTCTGGCGATTGAACCACTCAACGAACTGATCGATCACGCGGGGTACTACTTGGTCCGCAGTGACGAAGCGTTCTCGATCATCGAAGAAGTTGGCAGCCCGAACGTGAAGGTGACATTCGACATCTATCACCAGCAGATCAGTGAAGGCCACGTGATCGCGAACTTAACGCAGAACATCCATGCGATCGCTCACTTTCATGCCGCCGGCAATCCCGGTCGACATGAACTCGACCGGGGCGAATTGCATTACCCGTCCATCTTCGCGGCGATCGCGGACACCGGCTACTCCGGCCACGTTGGGCTGGAGTACTGGCCGGTGAACGATGCCGCCGCGGGACTTCGCAACGCGGCGTCCTGGATCAAGAAGGTTTGA
- a CDS encoding Ig-like domain-containing protein, with protein MNDALNSSDNWTQHLIWGAPEWILPAGILAVVLAAAIGWSYTRSRASTPIRVLAATLKLIAVALMLMCLLQPMWRGERPRPQANLFPILVDTSQSMQLQDDEEAFSRGQKFANELAADSPWRVRLEQTFDVRLFGADARLSRLADIETLDFNGTQSSLQTSLEALSQRLEGRPVAGALLFSDGNLTDSAAAKMARTDFPFPIFPVLPDSPTTPMDLRLERVSVTQSDFETSPMTVRADVMATGLQNQEVVVQLLNASGTSVEEKTVTIEKEGELQSVTFRFRPEQAGTQFYRVLAFAPSQRQSIRSQIDEGNAWLEGSSGDEATLRNNQRWIDVQPRRGPFRILYLAGRPNWEFKFLRRALQSDAETQLVGLLRIADKEPKFSFRDKGVNSSNPLFAGLGEDEEETREQYDEAVMIRLGVKESEELSKGFPETPEELFGYHGIILDDIEPEFFTQDQMLLLRQFVSLRGGGLLMLGGQESFDDDSFGKTPLGELSPVYAPRNRSDQPAPSGKWSITREGMLQPWQRLRETEAAEKLRLSKMPPFRVTHEVGDIKPGAIELAQLESESGQPAPAFVTQRFGKGRTAAMPIGDFWRWSMRNNQNDSSTEANDDPAQAWRQMARWLVGEVPRRVELTIQPDGSTGSTHLRVLVRDESYLPMENATVTLNVTGEDGVAIPLTARPDANELGTYTATFVSRDSGRFTVSADAKAADQSYIGNDEGGWVSDPGMEETQRLSWNETWLSNLAETTGGEVLRVSDLDGFVSDLPNREIPVTETWVYPLWHQTWVMLLAMACLCGEWGLRRWKGLA; from the coding sequence TTGAACGACGCTCTCAACTCCTCTGACAACTGGACCCAGCACTTGATCTGGGGTGCCCCGGAGTGGATTCTTCCAGCAGGAATTCTGGCGGTCGTGCTGGCGGCAGCCATCGGTTGGTCCTACACGCGTTCTCGCGCCAGCACCCCCATTCGCGTGCTCGCAGCGACCCTGAAACTGATTGCCGTCGCGTTGATGCTGATGTGTTTGCTTCAGCCGATGTGGCGGGGCGAACGACCGCGTCCGCAAGCCAACTTGTTTCCGATCCTGGTCGACACCAGCCAGAGCATGCAGCTCCAAGACGACGAGGAAGCGTTTTCGCGGGGGCAGAAGTTTGCCAACGAATTGGCAGCGGATTCCCCGTGGCGAGTTCGCCTGGAGCAAACCTTCGATGTCCGTTTGTTCGGCGCCGATGCACGCCTGAGTCGTCTGGCCGACATCGAAACGCTTGACTTCAACGGCACGCAGTCGTCGCTGCAAACGTCGCTGGAGGCCTTGTCTCAGCGACTGGAGGGGCGTCCCGTGGCTGGTGCGTTGCTGTTCAGCGATGGCAACCTCACCGACTCCGCCGCCGCCAAGATGGCACGCACTGATTTCCCGTTTCCAATCTTCCCAGTGCTACCAGACAGCCCGACCACACCGATGGATCTGCGACTGGAACGAGTCAGTGTGACTCAAAGTGATTTTGAGACCTCGCCGATGACCGTTCGCGCCGACGTGATGGCGACGGGGCTCCAGAACCAGGAAGTCGTTGTTCAATTGCTGAACGCGTCCGGAACGTCCGTCGAAGAGAAGACGGTCACCATCGAAAAGGAAGGCGAACTGCAATCCGTCACATTTCGCTTTCGCCCCGAACAGGCAGGAACTCAGTTCTATCGGGTGCTGGCGTTTGCGCCGTCGCAACGCCAATCGATTCGATCGCAAATCGACGAAGGCAACGCGTGGCTGGAAGGATCCTCTGGCGATGAAGCCACCCTGCGAAACAATCAGCGGTGGATCGACGTTCAACCTCGCCGGGGTCCATTTCGAATTTTGTACCTGGCCGGACGTCCGAACTGGGAATTCAAGTTCCTTCGCCGCGCGTTGCAAAGCGACGCGGAAACCCAGCTTGTGGGACTGCTTCGAATCGCTGACAAGGAACCCAAGTTCAGCTTCCGCGACAAAGGCGTCAACAGCAGCAACCCGCTGTTCGCCGGCCTGGGAGAAGACGAAGAAGAAACTCGCGAACAGTACGACGAAGCCGTCATGATCCGATTGGGCGTGAAGGAATCAGAAGAACTCAGCAAAGGGTTTCCCGAAACGCCCGAAGAACTGTTTGGCTACCACGGGATCATTCTGGACGACATCGAGCCGGAGTTTTTCACACAGGACCAAATGCTTCTGCTGCGGCAATTCGTGAGCCTGCGAGGTGGCGGCTTGCTGATGCTGGGCGGCCAAGAATCGTTCGACGATGATTCCTTTGGCAAGACTCCGCTGGGCGAACTTTCCCCCGTTTATGCTCCGCGAAATCGATCTGATCAACCGGCTCCCAGCGGCAAGTGGTCGATCACACGAGAAGGCATGCTGCAGCCTTGGCAACGACTCCGCGAAACCGAAGCCGCTGAAAAACTACGACTGTCGAAGATGCCACCGTTTCGAGTCACGCATGAAGTCGGCGACATCAAACCTGGAGCCATCGAACTGGCTCAGCTGGAATCAGAATCCGGCCAGCCCGCCCCCGCTTTCGTCACCCAGCGGTTTGGAAAAGGGCGAACGGCCGCAATGCCGATCGGCGATTTCTGGCGTTGGTCGATGCGAAACAACCAGAACGACAGTTCCACCGAAGCCAACGACGATCCCGCTCAGGCGTGGCGTCAGATGGCACGCTGGTTGGTCGGCGAAGTGCCGCGTCGGGTGGAACTGACAATCCAACCGGATGGCTCAACCGGGTCGACCCACCTGCGAGTCTTGGTGCGAGACGAATCGTATCTGCCCATGGAAAATGCGACCGTCACACTGAACGTGACCGGCGAAGATGGCGTCGCGATCCCGCTCACCGCGCGGCCGGATGCAAATGAGCTTGGAACCTACACGGCAACGTTTGTCTCACGTGATTCCGGTCGATTCACCGTGTCGGCCGATGCGAAAGCGGCCGATCAAAGCTACATCGGAAACGATGAAGGCGGCTGGGTCAGCGACCCTGGCATGGAAGAAACTCAGCGACTGTCATGGAACGAAACTTGGCTCAGCAACCTGGCCGAAACCACGGGCGGTGAAGTCCTGCGAGTTTCTGACCTCGATGGCTTCGTCAGCGACCTTCCCAATCGAGAAATACCAGTGACCGAAACTTGGGTCTATCCACTTTGGCACCAAACATGGGTGATGCTACTCGCGATGGCGTGTCTGTGCGGCGAATGGGGACTTCGACGATGGAAGGGACTCGCATGA